GTCATGACCGATTCTAGGGCCGCGATTAACCGATCGCTTTGGGGGGCAAATCCTTGCAGGCGATAGCGTTGGTTGGGTGCCACTGCGATCGCGGCAAACCGTATGGGAATTACCAAAGCTGGCTGCGGATTTTGATGCTGCTGGCGAATAATCTGTTGGCTGGGAAAGTTCATGTTCATAATATACAAATTCTTTTTAAGAAAATAATCAAATGCTAGCAGGCGCTGTTTGTCTTAAAAACAACGCGATCGCAAGAGGGCAACGTTAAAATAAACCATAGGCTGTTTCCCTTCATTATAAAAAGTTTGGGAAGCAAAACGAGTCTTGCTATTGTTATTATTTAGCAATTTTTGTTAAACCACGAACACCAAGCCCAATTGGGCAGCACGAAGCACACTATGCATGTAATTCCGGCTATTGACATTCTAGAAGGACACTGCGTACGCCTGTACCAGGGCGATTACCAACAGTCACAAATCTACGACCAATCCCCAGTGGATGTAGCCCGCAAATGGGAAGACCAGGGAGCGACCCGCCTCCACATAGTGGATTTGGACGGTGCCAAGGCGGGAACCCCGCAAAACCAAGAAGCGATCGCCGCGATCGCCGAAGCCGTTTCCGTTCCCGTACAAGTAGGTGGCGGTTTGCGCAACTACCAAAGCGTTGCTGAAGTTATGGAACTGGGAGTACAGCAAGCCATTCTCGGTACCACCGCTGTCGAACAACCGGAAACCATTCGCACCCTATGCCAGGAATTTCCCAACCGCATTGCCATCGGCATTGACGCGCGCAATGGCAAAGTAGCCACCAAAGGTTGGTTGGAAACCTCGGAAATTCTAGCCACCGACCTGGCTTTACAAATGGCCAAACAGGGCGTAGCAACCATCATTTATACCGATATCTACCGCGATGGCACCCTCAGCGGTCCCAACATCGAAGCCCTACGGGAAATCGCCAACTGTACCGACGTTCCCATCATCGCTTCGGGGGGCATTCGTTCGGTAACCGACTTGCTCAATTTGCTGACCCTAGAACCCTACGGGGTTGCGGGTGCCATCATCGGTCGCGCTCTTTATACCGGCGACGTGGTGCTTTCGGAGGCTTTGCAGGCA
This window of the Geitlerinema sp. PCC 9228 genome carries:
- the hisA gene encoding 1-(5-phosphoribosyl)-5-[(5-phosphoribosylamino)methylideneamino]imidazole-4-carboxamide isomerase gives rise to the protein MHVIPAIDILEGHCVRLYQGDYQQSQIYDQSPVDVARKWEDQGATRLHIVDLDGAKAGTPQNQEAIAAIAEAVSVPVQVGGGLRNYQSVAEVMELGVQQAILGTTAVEQPETIRTLCQEFPNRIAIGIDARNGKVATKGWLETSEILATDLALQMAKQGVATIIYTDIYRDGTLSGPNIEALREIANCTDVPIIASGGIRSVTDLLNLLTLEPYGVAGAIIGRALYTGDVVLSEALQAVGPGRIQDVPPELGNMDFA